In Candidatus Palauibacter scopulicola, the sequence ACTCTCAGCTCATCGCCTGGTTCATGCGGAACACGGCCCTGAATTCAGGCATGGGTGTTCCCCGATGGATACGGTCGACCATCGACGCCATTCCAATCCCGAGGCCTCTCGAAGTAGTCGTCGAATCTCTTACTCACCTTGTTGATGACATTATACACAAGAAAGCGGCAGGTCACGCGGCGAGCACTTCGGACTTAGAAAGTCAAGTAGATGGCATCGTGTACAAGCTCTACGGTCTTACAGGCAGGGACATCGAGATTGTTACTAGTTCTCACCGGTAAGCCAACATGGGAACAAGACGAGCGTGTTCTAAACTTGCTTCTTATCCCGCAAGCGGATTTGAACGGCAGCCCGGCGAAGCGCCAACATTCACGGGTCCGCTAACGCCTTCTCCACAGATTCTCAACTTCGCGAGACTGCCGCGATCTCACGCGTAGTGAGTCCGTATAGCTGATAGACTCTGCGATCCAAGTCGGCCTGATGTGACGAGATGTCTGCAGAATGATTGGCATCTTTTGTCGACAGGATCGTGTCTACCAGGCGATGGAAGGGGCGTTCCTCCTTCGCACTTAGTTTGGGAATCGGGATGGCTTCCACGGCGAATTTCTTCCATTGGACTAAACCCATACCAGTCGTGAGACCAGTTCGCTCCATCAACCAAGAAACAAGGCGACTGTTCAAGACGGCGCACAGATATCGCAGTGACGGACCCGTTAGAATGAAACCTTTATCGTTACAGAACACCGTCGAATCAGACAAGCAAAAACGGCCTCTGTCGGACATGTCCATCCAGAAGAGTTTCCTTTTGGAGAATTCTGCGTGATAAGCACAGTTACGCAGATTATATGGGGTTATACCTTTATCGTGGCGAGCAGCGAGTGTATTGTAATATTGATCCAGATGCTTCTTGACGGCGGGATAATCGGTGACCTGAACGGGTGGAATATTGTTGTAGCCGTTGTGATTGTCGATAAGCCACAAACCGGCCCAGTTTGCTCGATAACGGTCAATATCACGACCGCGAAGAATGGGCCTAAGTATCTCGACCGTCCGGTGATCTTGAGAGATCAAACGATCGCGGGTTGAGTCGTCGACGAGGAACGCATCATTGCAGCCCGTCAGGATGCCACGATAAATGGAATTATAGCAAAAATGATGACGGCATCGTGACGCGATGATGGGTCGCGAAAGGGGAGAGACGATCAGGGGGTCGGCCCGCGGGGGGTGAATCGTCTGATGGGATTGTGCTTTGGCGGATGAATTCGGTGAGATGGGGGCCGCCCAGGGAATGAAGGCGCTCGGTAGCACGACGATACAACTTTGGGGAGGCGTCGCTGTAGCATCACGCTGAGCCCGAGTGGGGGTTCTTCGGGTGCGCATGGCAAGGCGGTTGGTCTGCAGAAGTCCGATACGGGGCGGCTCAAGTTCGTCAGGCAGGGCAACTCACGTTATGACGGGGATCGACAGCTGGTGTTAGATGGGGGATCAAGCGAGTGGGCACGGGAGGTGGAACGTGGAAGCAATCCGGAAGCATGAGGCGACAGCAGATCGGGTGCAGAGGGCTTCACAGGCGAGGAACACACGGGTGGCGTACGAGAAGGCGTGGAGGTGCTTCTTGATGTTCTGCGAAGAGGCGGGCATCCGGCCGGCTGCGGCAACGGTGGAAGACGTTGTGGAGTTTCTTGTTGGGCTGAATTCTGGGACGAGTCGAGCGACGGGACGCAAACTCTCGCTGGCGACGTTGCGAATCTATCGGAGTGCCCTCAACTGCCAGTACAGGAAGCTGGGGTTGCCGTCACCCGCAGCGAGCTACGAAGTAGGAGCGACGCTACGCGGTCTGGCGCGGCTCCGGGAGGAGTCGCCGCGGCAGGTGAAGGCCCTTCGGGAGGATCGAATCAGCGCGATGCTCGAGGCTTGCCCGGCGACGCGGCATGGTCGTCGCGACGCGGCGATGATCGCGCTCGGTTTCGCCGCAGCGCTGCGTCGATCCGAACTGTGCGGCCTCGTGGTGGCGGATATCTCGATGGAGCGGACTGATGGCATGATCGTGCGCGTCCGACGTTCGAAGACGGATCAGGGAGGAGTGGGGCAGCGAATCGCGGTTCCCGAGGGAAAGATCGTGCGTGCGATTAGCAGGTTGTCGGCTTGGCTGGATGCGGTCGGCATTTCGGATGGCCATGTGTTTCAAACGTTGGGAAGAGGCGGTGTGCCTACGGGACGACCGGTGAATCCGGGGGAAGTGGCGCGTTTGGTGAAGCGCTATGTCACGAAAATCGGTCTCGACCCGGCCGATTACTCGGCGCACTCGCTTCGTGCCGGGTTCGTCACCAGCGCGGCTGCACACCGGGCCAGACTCGACAAGATCATGGAGGTCACCCGCCACAGGAATCCGGCAACCGTCTTGGGCTACATACGCGATGCGGACTGTTTCGCGGATCACGCCGGGGCGCACTTCCTGTAGGTGTCGGGAGCACCTCGCGGGTAGGCGAGGCCCTCCCGACTGAGCGGATTTTCTGTTACGGCACCAGCGCCGGCACCGACGTGCGGGTGATGAACGTGGCCAGCGTCTCACGCCACTGCGGGAGCAGGCTCTCCTCGACGTACATCATGTGGCCGGCGGCGAAGTCGTCGCGCGTGATGTTGTCGCGCAGATCCGGCGCCAGGCCGAGTTGCTCCAGCGACCACACGATGGGGAAGTACGGCGTCGCGAGGTCGTAGATCCCGTTGATGAGCAGGACCTCGAGGCGCGGGTTGCGTTCGAGCGCTTCGGCGAGGTCGGGTCCCACGTTCAGCGCCGAACCGCCGAAGGGTCCGCGGCGCCCGCCCTGCCGTTCCCAGTTCCAGGGGCGCGCCATCCCGCTGGGCCAGTATTCGCGGTCGCCGTCGTAGCCGAGTTCCTCGCGCACGTACGTGTTGAACAGCGACGTGTACGCCGAACTGATCGCCGAGGACTGGGCGTCGTGCCCCGGCGTCGTCTCGAGCAGGTCGCCCGTCGGCCCGGTGAAGCGGGCGTCGAGGCGGGCCACCGTGAGCCCCTCGTCGCGCAGCAGTTCCTTCTCGAACTCGGGGGCCGAGACGCGCAGGTCGGCCCGCTCGAGGAAGTCCATCGAGAGGCCCGTGTACTCGTGCATCTGCCGCAGCACCCGGGCGCGCTGCGCCGGATCCACCGTTGTGCCCGCGAGCAGCGTCTGCGCGTAGTCCGTCAGCGCCCACGCCTCGACCTCCTTCATGAACGCCTGGAGGTCGTCGGGCCGTCCCCCCGGAAGCCTGTCATGGTACTCCGCCACGACGGCATAGGATGGGAGGTTGGTGATGAACCCGATGTGCGACGCCGGCGGAAACTGGAGCGTGTTGAAGTCGATGACCGCGGAGACGAGCACGATCCCGTTGAGGTCGATGTTCGCGCCCTGCAGGTGGCGCGCCAGCAGCACCGAGCGCGTCGTGCCGTAGCTCTCGCCGAGGATGTAGCGCGGCGCGTTCCAGCGGTCGTTCTCGCTCAGGAACCGGCGGATGAACTGCGTGAGGGAGGCGGCGTCCTCGTCCATCCCCCAGAAATCGGTCCCATCGGCGTCGCCCGCGGGGCGGCTGAACCCCGTCCCGATCGGGTCCACCATCACGACGTCCGCGATGTCGAGCACCGTGTGGCCGTTGTCGACGAGCGGGTACGGCGGCGGCGCCTGCTGGCCCACGTTGGGCGTCACGACGCGGCGCGGTCCCATGATCCCCATGTGGAGCCAGAACGAGGCAGACCCGGGTCCCCCGTTGTAGGCGAAGATGATGGGGCGCGTGGAGGGGTCGCCGCCGTTCGTCCGGAAGTACCCCGTGTAGAAGAGTTCTCCCGTCGCGTTCTCCTCGTTGTCGCGGAGGATGACGCTGCCGACGACCGCTCGGTATTCGACGGTCTCCCCGTCCACGACGATGGAATGGTTCGACTCCCAGCGCGAAGGCTCGGGTTCGGTTCCGTTCCCGCCTCCGGAGCCTTCTTGCGCGAGCGCCCCCGCGGGCATCAGCGCGAGCGCGAGGACCGGTGTGATCAGGCTGAGCGGCTTCATCTTTCCTCCTGCTGCATAAAAACGATCCGCTGGGTCGCGGGTTGATCGTCAGCGGCCGGCGGCGGCCATTCCGAGGGCGACGGCTTCCGGCTGGGTGACGATAATCACGCGGAATCCCTGCTCGATCCGCATGGCGATGTCATCCACTCCGGCCGTGACCCCGCACGGCACATCGAACTCGAGACAGGCGGCGAGCACGATCTGGATCGCCTCCTCTACCTTCTCCATATCTCCATCGTAGACGCGCCGGAGATCGCCCGGCCCCGGGGAGACGGCGCTGACGCCGGGGGTGGAGACAATCTCCCGCACGTTGTCGATCCCCAACTGGTCCTCGATGAGGAGGAAGCTGATCAGGTGGCCGTCGGGATTGCCGGGCCAGGCGGCGTCGCCGAGCGCGTCCACCGCGAGGGCCGCCTCCTCGGCGGTCTCGACGTGCGGGTAGACGATCCCCGAGACCCCGGCCGCCAGACCCTGCGCGGCGCGGTCCCGCGCTTCGTCGTGCCCGTCCCGGATCGGAGGGATCCGCAGCAGCATCGGGTGGGGCATCATGTGCCCCGAGGCTTCCGACATCCCGGCGGCGTAGCTCTCGAGCGCGGGGATGTCGAAGGGGCCGGACTCCAGCGAGTAGAATACGAAATCGAGGGGACGGTTCGCGGCCATGGCGGCGCCGGCCTCGGGCGTGTGATCCCCTGAGAAGAGTCCGAAGACGGCGTCCCCGGCGGCGAGTTGGTCCACGATCCGGGTGTCGGCGGCCTCCTCGGATTCCGCCATGGCGTCCGTCTCCTCCTCACCCGGCGCGCCTCCGCAACCGGCCAAAACGACCAGCCCCCCGGTGACGGCGCCCAAGAGACAAAGAGTACGGAGGGGAGGGTTCCTGATCGTGTTCACGGCAGCCATGGGATACCTCGGAGTTGGGCAGGCCGGTCGAAGCCTGGCGACAGACTCTCGCGACAGGTCTCGCGGCCCTCGTCAGCCTCCGCTTAGTCTAGTTTCAGGAAAGGGGGTCCCGCCATGCGCACGCCGAGAGATTTCGCCCGCACGCGAAGGAAGTTCGTCGAAGAGGCCGCTCTGGGTGCCGCGGGCCTCGCCCTGCTCCCGGCCGCCGCCTGGTCCTGCCGGGGCGCACCCGACTCGGGGGCGTCGAACGCCGGCTCGAGCGGCGCGTCCTCCGTTCCCGCGACGGGGACCGGCCTCCTCTCCGATCCGCGCTACCTGGACCACGTCCTGATCCGGCCCGATGGCGGGCGCCCGCCGGAGATTCCCGACCGCCTCGTGCGCATTCGGGAGGAACTCGTCGCGCGAGGGCTGGACGAGGCCACGGTTCCGCTCGCGCCGGCCGCCGAGGCGATGCCGCACATCGAGGCGCTCCACACGCCGGAGCATGTCGCGTCGATCCGTGACATCGAGGTCTCGGGCCCGGTCGCGGAACTCGCCGTCTCGGGCGCGCTCACCGCGATCGATGCGGTCGTCGCGGGGCAGGTACGGAACGCGTTCTGCGCGATCCGGCCTCCGGGTCACCACGCGAACAACACGGGCGCCGAGGAAGGGTTCTGCTACTACAGCAACGCCGGCGTGGCCGCGAGGTACGCGCAGCAGGTGCACGGGTTCGAGCGGGTGCTCGTCATCGACTGGGACTACCACCACGGGAACGCGACGCAGAACGCCTTCTACGATGATCCTTCCGTGCTCTTCTTCTCCGCCCACGACTGGGCCGCCTACCCGCAAACGGGCGACCCGGCCCTCACCGGCGAAGGCGAGGGGACGGGACTCAACATCAACGTGCACCTCGACTGCGGCGCCACGGACGACGACATGCTGGGCCGCTGGGATGACACGCTCTCCCCCGCCGTCGCGGACTTCAACCCCGATTTCGTCATCGTCTCGGCGGGCTTCGACAGCCGGGTGGACGACCTCCTGGGCTGCTTCGCGCTCACGGACGACGCCTTCCGGCGCATGACGCGGATGGCGATGGACTACGCGGATGCCTGCTGCGAGGGGCGCGTCGTCTCGCTGTTGGAGGGCGGCTACAACCTCGACGGCACCGCGCTCGCCACCGCCGCCCACATCGAGACGCTCCTCGAAGGGTAGGACTCCGGGTTCGGCGGGTGGGTCAGACGTTGAAGCGGATGTGGAGGATGTCGCCGTCCTCGACGACGTAGTCCCTGCCCTCGACCTGCAGCAGGCCCGCCTCCTTCACGGCCTGTTCGGAGCCGTATTTCGCGAACACCTCGTAGGGGATGACCTCCGCGCGGATGAAGCCGCGTTCCATGTCGGAGTGGACCCGGCCCGCCGCCCGCCGGGCGCGCGTACCCCGCCGGATCGTCCAGGCGCGGACTTCGGCGGGGGCGGCGGTGAAGAAGGAGATGAGATCGAGGAGTCCGTAGGCCGAGCGGATGAAGCGGGCGAGCGCCGGTTCGCGCAGGCCGAGCGCCTCCACGAAGGCGGCCCGGTCCTCCGGGTCGAGGTCGGCGATTTCCGCCTCGACGGGCGCGGACAGCGCCAGCCCGCCGGCCCCCATCGCGGCGAGTCGCTCGTCGAGCGCCGGCGGCAGCGGCTCCCCCGCCCGGTCTTCGCTGCGGTTCAGCACGGCGAGCAGCGGGCGGTCCGTCAGGAGGCCGTAGCCGCGGAACGGCGCGCGGTCCAGCTCCGCCCGCGGCACGGTCCGCAGCGGCTGTTCGCGTTCCAGCGTCCCGAGCGCCCGTTCGAAGGCGGCGATCTCGACCGCGTCCGCTCCCTCGCGGCGTGCCCGGTCCAGCCGCCGCTCGACGAGGTCGAGATCGGAGAGCAGACATTCCGTCGCGAAGGCTTCGAGTTCGCCCCCCGCGTCCGGCGGGTCGGCAAGCGCGGGGTTATCGAAGTCGCGCAGGACGAGGCAGAGGGCTTCCTGATCGCGGATCTGCTGGAGCCCGCGCGGCGACAGGCCCTTGCTCGCCGCGCCGTGCTCGCCCGGGATGTCGCAGAACCGCATCTCGGCGTACGTCGTTCGGCGCGGGGAGAGGCGGGCGCTGAGCGCATCGATCCTCGCATCCGGAACCCGCACCGTGCCGAGGCGCACCTCGCCGCCGAACCCGACCGGCACGCCGAGTCCCGTCATCGCGTTGAACACCGTCGTCTTCCCGGAACCCGCGAACCCCACGAGTCCAATCCTCACCGCGTCCCCTCCCTCCCCATTATGTTCGGAGCGTGAATATCGAGATCCCTGTGTCCGCCGGCGAACTCATCGACCGCATCACCATCCTGCGACTGAAGCAGGCCCGGATCCGCGATCGCCGGAAGCTCGCGAATGTGAACTCCGAGCTGGCGAACGTCGAGGCCGTGTGCGCGCGGACGATCGGAGCGCTCGACGCCGCGCCGCGCCGGGTCCGGGAGCGCGTCGCCGCTCTGGCGGAAGTGAACCGGGGGATCTGGGACGTCGAGGACGAACTGCGTCGCCTGGAACGCGCGGACGACTTCGGTCCCCGCTTCACCGAAGCCGCGCGTCAGGTCTATCGCCTCAACGATGAACGCCACCGCCTCAAGCGCGCCCTCAGCGAGGACTACGGCTCGGGGATCGTCGAGGAAAAATCACATACCTCCGCCGACCCGGAGATCGCCCCGGCGTAACCGCGGACGCCGCGCGGTCAGGGGCAGAACGGGTCCAGGCGGTCGGCTACGGCGGCGAGTCCCTCCACGGGGGAGGCTTCGCTTCCCGTCACCTTCGAGATCCGGATGGCGACGATGCCGTTGGGGAAGAGGACGACGCGGTGCCCGCCCCAGCCCGACATGCGCGTGAGGTCGACGACGCAGCCCCCTTCGCCAGCGTAGTTCTGGTGCCAGACCGCGAGGTAGTAGCTGGGCTGCCCGATGTCGACGGGCGGGCCGAAGGTGATCCCGCGCACGTCCGTCCGGTACAGCACTTCGGCGGTCAGTTCCGCGTGCAGAAGCCGTTCGCCCTCGTGGTTGCCCCCGTTCTGGAGGAGGCGGGCGATCTTCGCGAGGTCGTCCACCGTCGGGTAATAGCCCTGCGACATCTGCGGCAGCGTGAGCGAGCCGTCCGGCTCGACGAGCCGGTTGGTCGGCGCGTGCGGCACGCCGATGGGCCGGTAGACCTCATCCTCCAGCATCTGCCACAGGTCCGCCTCCGGACCGGCCCGATGCTTGAGGTAGGCGTCCATCGCCGCGCCGATGAGGAACGCGTCCTGGTCGCGGTAGCGGACGACCTCGCCCGGCCCCCACGGATGGTTCGAGGCGCGGAACACCTGCCGGATCCGCTCGTCCATCGAGATCGCCGTATACCAGTCGTCGTAGCCGACCAGGTAGCCGTCGCCCGTGTTGTTGGGCTCGGTCCGCGTCGATCCCTCTCCCACGCCGGTGGCCATGTTGAGGACATCGCGGAAACGCACGTCCTCCCAGCCGTCGTGTTCCGCCGTGACGTTCAGTTGGTCGGCCACGCGCTCCTCGAGGACCTCGCGCCCGTAGCGCTGCGCCAGCCGCAGCGCGGCCACCGTGTTCCCGGTGGACTTGGTGACGGACCAGATCCCGAAACGCTGCTCCCGGCAGAAGGGAAGCTCCCCGAACGGCGTGGGGCAGTCGGCGGCATAGAGCGTGTCCCGCACGAGGAAGGCGGCCGTGACCATGTTCGCGGTATTCATGTCCCCGTGCATGGCGTCGAACACGGCGTCTCCCACCCGCGGACGCAGGTCGGAGATCGGGCGCAGGGGCAGACGCCGCGCCTTCTCGGCGGCGAAGGCCTCGATCGCGCCAGCCGGCGCCGAGCCCGGCGCAAACTCCGCCGCGAGCTGGCCCCACATCAGCCGCCGCTGGACGAGGAAATAGGGCCGCCCCTGGGTCACGGTCTGGAAGCGGACGCCGGACACGTCCCGGTCGTTGAAGGCGAAGGTCGCGACCCCGTTGTACGTCTCGTTCTCGACGGAACTCGCGAGTTGCAGCGGGAACGCCGCCCGCGACCATGCTTCCCCCGGCTCGGCCCAGACGGTTCCGGGCCCGACCAGGACATCCCAGTAACTCCCGGCTTCGGTGCGCGTGCCGGCCACGATGAGATTGCGGTTCCACGGGATCAGGTCGCGGCCTTCCGCCACGAATCCGAGCGACACGTCCGGGAAGCGCTTCGTGTCCCGCCCCATGAAGCGGCGCGGATCGAGTTCCGCGGGTTCCGTCTGCATCTCCGCGCCAGTCAACGTGATGGTGCCGGAGAAGCCATGTCGGGCAGGCCCCGCCCCGGACGTGGGGAGAAAGCGGTCGTTCGGGAGCATGACGGGCGGAGACCAGGCCCCGCGGGTCAGCTCTTCAAGGGGGATTGGAGCGGGAGAGCCGGGGGCGGCCGAGTCTCCGCAGGCGCATGCGAGCAGAGGCGCGGCCATCAGAAGAAGCCGGTTTCGAGTCATCGCGATCCCTTTCGAGCGTCGACCATCCTGTCGGTCATCTCCGCGCGGCCGGCGCCGGCGCGGAGTTTGCCCCGGGCGGCCAGCCGCCGGGGCGTCTTGGAGGCGCCGAGACCTGTGCGTAGCTTGCGTCGGAGCATACGAACTGTCACGAGGGGGAGTGATTATGCGCGCAGGGTGGGGAACCGTTCGACAGACCGGGATCGTGGTTCTCGCGGCATTCCTCACGGTCTCATGCGATGGAAGCACGGGGCCGTCGAGCTTCGAGCCGGGGCCGCTGGGAACCGTGACGATTCTGCGCGGCGAGTCGGTGCGGATCCGCTCCCTGCTGGCGATGACGGGGGCGCCATCGCTCGGGGTCGCGGCGCGGCGCGGCGTGGAGCTTGCCGTCCGCGATGTGGGCACCGTCCTCGGCCGCGGCGTCGACCTCGGCGACCCGGTGGACTCCGGGTGCTCCCCCGACGGCGGGCGGGCCGGCGCCGGCGAGATCGTTGCCGATCCGCAGGTCGTGGGCGTCATCGGCACCTCCTGCTCCGCCGCCGCGGTGGCCGCCTCCCCGGTGATCAGCCGGGCGGGATTCGCGATGATCGCGCCGAGCACCACGTCGCCACTGCTGACCTCGGATCTGGCGGGCAACCCGAACCCGGACCACCACCCCGGCTATTTCCGGGTTGCCAACAACGACCTCTACCAGGCGCGGGCCGTGGCCGACTACGCCTACAATCATCTCGGCCTCCGGCGGATCGTCACGCTGCACGACGGGGATCCCTACACGACGGCGCTGACGAACGCTTTCGGAGACGCCTTTCGCGCGGTCGGCGGAGAAGTACCCGTCGCGACTGGAATCGCGAAGGGTCAGACGGACATGACGTCCGTGCTCGCGGAGTTCGCGGCCGCGGGGCCGGACGGGGTCTTCTTCCCGCTCTTCGTCCCCGAAGGTTCGCCGTTCGCGGCGCAGGCGCGCGGGTTTGACGGCCTCGAGGACGCGACGCTGATCTCCGGCGCGGCCCTCCTGGTCTCGGAGTTCCTGGAGGAGCCGCAGTCCGAAGGGATCTACTTCGCCGGACCCCAGTCGGATTATCGCGGCAACGTCAACGCGGTGACCGGGAGGAGCGCCGAGACGGTGATCGCCGCGTACGAGGCCGAGTACGGCGAGCATCCCTCGACTGCCTACTGGGCGCTCGCGTACGACGCCACGACGTTTCTGCTCGACGCCATCGCCGCCGTGGCGGTGGAGGAGGGCGGACGGCTCTACATCGACCGCGCCGCCCTGCGCGCGCGGATTGGAGCCCATGGCATCGAGGGTCTCATCGGCACGATTTCCTGCGACGCCTTCGGCGACTGCGGCACCGGACGTCAGCTCATCTACCACCACACGGACTCGAGCGTCACCGATGTCGACCG encodes:
- a CDS encoding TaqI-like C-terminal specificity domain-containing protein, with protein sequence CAYHAEFSREKLFWIDLAHEGRFAYADGQEELFCVNSAYMLSGSSIKFLCALLNSQLIAWFMRNTALNSGMGVPRWIRSTIDAIPIPRPLEVVVESLTHLVDDIIHKKAAGHAASTSDLESQVDGIVYKLYGLTGRDIEIVTSSHR
- a CDS encoding TaqI-like C-terminal specificity domain-containing protein, whose translation is MRTRRTPTRAQRDATATPPQSCIVVLPSAFIPWAAPISPNSSAKAQSHQTIHPPRADPLIVSPLSRPIIASRCRHHFCYNSIYRGILTGCNDAFLVDDSTRDRLISQDHRTVEILRPILRGRDIDRYRANWAGLWLIDNHNGYNNIPPVQVTDYPAVKKHLDQYYNTLAARHDKGITPYNLRNCAYHAEFSKRKLFWMDMSDRGRFCLSDSTVFCNDKGFILTGPSLRYLCAVLNSRLVSWLMERTGLTTGMGLVQWKKFAVEAIPIPKLSAKEERPFHRLVDTILSTKDANHSADISSHQADLDRRVYQLYGLTTREIAAVSRS
- a CDS encoding aldolase/citrate lyase family protein; translated protein: MAESEEAADTRIVDQLAAGDAVFGLFSGDHTPEAGAAMAANRPLDFVFYSLESGPFDIPALESYAAGMSEASGHMMPHPMLLRIPPIRDGHDEARDRAAQGLAAGVSGIVYPHVETAEEAALAVDALGDAAWPGNPDGHLISFLLIEDQLGIDNVREIVSTPGVSAVSPGPGDLRRVYDGDMEKVEEAIQIVLAACLEFDVPCGVTAGVDDIAMRIEQGFRVIIVTQPEAVALGMAAAGR
- a CDS encoding histone deacetylase; its protein translation is MRTPRDFARTRRKFVEEAALGAAGLALLPAAAWSCRGAPDSGASNAGSSGASSVPATGTGLLSDPRYLDHVLIRPDGGRPPEIPDRLVRIREELVARGLDEATVPLAPAAEAMPHIEALHTPEHVASIRDIEVSGPVAELAVSGALTAIDAVVAGQVRNAFCAIRPPGHHANNTGAEEGFCYYSNAGVAARYAQQVHGFERVLVIDWDYHHGNATQNAFYDDPSVLFFSAHDWAAYPQTGDPALTGEGEGTGLNINVHLDCGATDDDMLGRWDDTLSPAVADFNPDFVIVSAGFDSRVDDLLGCFALTDDAFRRMTRMAMDYADACCEGRVVSLLEGGYNLDGTALATAAHIETLLEG
- a CDS encoding DUF933 domain-containing protein; its protein translation is MRIGLVGFAGSGKTTVFNAMTGLGVPVGFGGEVRLGTVRVPDARIDALSARLSPRRTTYAEMRFCDIPGEHGAASKGLSPRGLQQIRDQEALCLVLRDFDNPALADPPDAGGELEAFATECLLSDLDLVERRLDRARREGADAVEIAAFERALGTLEREQPLRTVPRAELDRAPFRGYGLLTDRPLLAVLNRSEDRAGEPLPPALDERLAAMGAGGLALSAPVEAEIADLDPEDRAAFVEALGLREPALARFIRSAYGLLDLISFFTAAPAEVRAWTIRRGTRARRAAGRVHSDMERGFIRAEVIPYEVFAKYGSEQAVKEAGLLQVEGRDYVVEDGDILHIRFNV
- a CDS encoding site-specific integrase, with protein sequence MFCEEAGIRPAAATVEDVVEFLVGLNSGTSRATGRKLSLATLRIYRSALNCQYRKLGLPSPAASYEVGATLRGLARLREESPRQVKALREDRISAMLEACPATRHGRRDAAMIALGFAAALRRSELCGLVVADISMERTDGMIVRVRRSKTDQGGVGQRIAVPEGKIVRAISRLSAWLDAVGISDGHVFQTLGRGGVPTGRPVNPGEVARLVKRYVTKIGLDPADYSAHSLRAGFVTSAAAHRARLDKIMEVTRHRNPATVLGYIRDADCFADHAGAHFL
- a CDS encoding DUF6165 family protein, coding for MSAGELIDRITILRLKQARIRDRRKLANVNSELANVEAVCARTIGALDAAPRRVRERVAALAEVNRGIWDVEDELRRLERADDFGPRFTEAARQVYRLNDERHRLKRALSEDYGSGIVEEKSHTSADPEIAPA
- a CDS encoding branched-chain amino acid ABC transporter substrate-binding protein, which gives rise to MRAGWGTVRQTGIVVLAAFLTVSCDGSTGPSSFEPGPLGTVTILRGESVRIRSLLAMTGAPSLGVAARRGVELAVRDVGTVLGRGVDLGDPVDSGCSPDGGRAGAGEIVADPQVVGVIGTSCSAAAVAASPVISRAGFAMIAPSTTSPLLTSDLAGNPNPDHHPGYFRVANNDLYQARAVADYAYNHLGLRRIVTLHDGDPYTTALTNAFGDAFRAVGGEVPVATGIAKGQTDMTSVLAEFAAAGPDGVFFPLFVPEGSPFAAQARGFDGLEDATLISGAALLVSEFLEEPQSEGIYFAGPQSDYRGNVNAVTGRSAETVIAAYEAEYGEHPSTAYWALAYDATTFLLDAIAAVAVEEGGRLYIDRAALRARIGAHGIEGLIGTISCDAFGDCGTGRQLIYHHTDSSVTDVDRLPVVYRFSP
- a CDS encoding serine hydrolase; protein product: MQTEPAELDPRRFMGRDTKRFPDVSLGFVAEGRDLIPWNRNLIVAGTRTEAGSYWDVLVGPGTVWAEPGEAWSRAAFPLQLASSVENETYNGVATFAFNDRDVSGVRFQTVTQGRPYFLVQRRLMWGQLAAEFAPGSAPAGAIEAFAAEKARRLPLRPISDLRPRVGDAVFDAMHGDMNTANMVTAAFLVRDTLYAADCPTPFGELPFCREQRFGIWSVTKSTGNTVAALRLAQRYGREVLEERVADQLNVTAEHDGWEDVRFRDVLNMATGVGEGSTRTEPNNTGDGYLVGYDDWYTAISMDERIRQVFRASNHPWGPGEVVRYRDQDAFLIGAAMDAYLKHRAGPEADLWQMLEDEVYRPIGVPHAPTNRLVEPDGSLTLPQMSQGYYPTVDDLAKIARLLQNGGNHEGERLLHAELTAEVLYRTDVRGITFGPPVDIGQPSYYLAVWHQNYAGEGGCVVDLTRMSGWGGHRVVLFPNGIVAIRISKVTGSEASPVEGLAAVADRLDPFCP